From one Rubrobacter xylanophilus genomic stretch:
- a CDS encoding branched-chain amino acid ABC transporter permease, with protein sequence MIPYVEGVILTAGIFALLAQGLNLHWGFTGLLNFGHVAFFAVGAYTMGILNTQLGVPLLPSFLAAMVAATLMGIIVGLPAIRLRTDYLAIVTITIGEIFRLVLKSAPGVTELTRGPRGIRGFSNEFYFFRTDIGLGFLSPDQYLLLIVWITVAVVGVLLWVLIKSPWGRVLKGIREDEDAVRALGKNVTAYKMQSFALGAAIAGLAGVYFAMDIGSLAPDTYLPIITFQAWTIMMLGGSASHWGPIVGSIIFWAIFNGTLFIPREIISGAEAAYLRQIGIGALIMAIMIFRPQGILGSREEMILDK encoded by the coding sequence ATGATCCCCTACGTAGAAGGCGTGATCCTGACGGCGGGCATCTTCGCCCTCCTCGCCCAGGGGCTGAACCTGCACTGGGGCTTCACCGGCCTCCTCAACTTCGGGCACGTGGCCTTCTTCGCCGTCGGCGCCTACACGATGGGCATACTTAACACCCAGCTCGGGGTGCCGCTTCTGCCCAGTTTCCTGGCGGCGATGGTGGCGGCTACGCTCATGGGCATAATCGTGGGGCTGCCGGCCATTCGCCTCCGCACCGACTACCTGGCGATAGTCACCATCACCATCGGGGAGATCTTCCGCCTCGTACTCAAGTCCGCCCCCGGCGTGACCGAGCTCACCCGCGGTCCGCGGGGCATCCGGGGCTTCTCCAACGAGTTCTACTTCTTCCGGACGGACATCGGCCTGGGCTTCCTCTCGCCCGACCAGTACCTGCTGCTGATCGTGTGGATCACGGTGGCCGTGGTCGGTGTGCTGCTCTGGGTCCTCATAAAGAGCCCGTGGGGACGAGTACTCAAGGGCATCCGGGAGGATGAGGACGCCGTGCGCGCCCTGGGCAAGAACGTGACCGCCTACAAGATGCAATCCTTCGCCCTCGGCGCCGCCATCGCGGGCCTCGCCGGGGTCTACTTCGCCATGGACATCGGCAGCCTGGCACCGGACACCTACCTGCCGATCATCACCTTCCAGGCCTGGACCATCATGATGCTCGGTGGCTCGGCGAGCCACTGGGGCCCGATAGTGGGCTCGATCATCTTCTGGGCCATCTTCAACGGGACGCTGTTCATCCCGCGCGAGATAATCTCCGGGGCCGAGGCCGCGTATTTGCGGCAGATCGGCATCGGAGCGCTCATCATGGCGATCATGATCTTCCGTCCCCAGGGTATCCTGGGAAGCAGGGAGGAGATGATCCTGGATAAGTGA
- a CDS encoding ABC transporter ATP-binding protein, with translation MAETLLEARNLRAGYVPEVDIVRGCDLEVAAGELVSVIGPNGAGKSTLIKSLFGLVPIREGTVRFRGEDVTGAPTHKLVEAGIGYVPQTENIFPSLTVEENLEMGAYLRPGIVKERYEELFEWFPILAERRRQRAGTLSGGQRQLVALARALMLQPALLLLDEPSAGLSPANVDVIFERIQLINSKGVAILMVEQNARRALAMSDRGYVLEMGQNRFTGPGQELLHDPKVIDLYLGGRSSRSA, from the coding sequence GTGGCTGAGACGCTACTCGAAGCCCGCAATCTGCGGGCAGGATACGTGCCCGAGGTGGATATCGTCCGCGGCTGCGACCTGGAGGTGGCCGCCGGCGAGCTGGTGAGCGTCATCGGGCCGAACGGGGCCGGCAAATCCACCCTCATAAAGAGCCTCTTCGGCCTGGTCCCGATCCGGGAGGGCACGGTGCGCTTCAGGGGCGAGGACGTGACGGGCGCCCCCACCCACAAGCTCGTCGAGGCGGGCATCGGATACGTCCCCCAGACGGAGAACATCTTCCCGAGCCTGACGGTCGAGGAGAACCTGGAGATGGGGGCGTACCTGCGCCCCGGCATCGTGAAGGAACGCTACGAGGAACTCTTCGAGTGGTTCCCCATCCTGGCCGAGCGCCGGCGGCAGCGGGCCGGCACCCTCTCCGGCGGCCAGCGCCAGCTGGTCGCCCTGGCCCGCGCCCTGATGCTCCAGCCCGCGTTGCTGCTGCTGGACGAGCCTTCGGCGGGGCTCTCACCGGCGAACGTGGACGTGATCTTCGAACGCATCCAACTCATAAACTCCAAGGGCGTGGCGATACTGATGGTCGAGCAGAACGCCCGACGGGCGCTGGCAATGAGCGACCGGGGCTACGTGCTGGAGATGGGCCAGAATCGCTTCACGGGCCCCGGCCAGGAGCTGCTCCACGACCCGAAGGTCATAGACCTCTACCTCGGCGGAAGGTCCTCCCGCTCCGCATAG
- a CDS encoding ABC transporter substrate-binding protein has product MKKLGKVCLTGCLVAVSLLVAGACGGGGGGGEEGGDTGGGGGDLGSLTLNIGTILPLTGDLSQFGPPMENGAKLAVQQIQDCNTMQINATYEDSGTNEQTAATAADKLINSDNVSVIVGAASSRVSFAVVDPAAQSGVVQISPASTSPDFTDYEDNGFFFRTTPSDALQGVVLADLAEQEGYETVNIIALNDDYGQGIARTFEENFGGEVAQNVAYDPTGTSFDSEVEQVSSGNPDAILVVAFPETGSIIMQAFAEQGVVGEVPFLFTDGMAEPSLPESSGVDLQGQRGTRPATEGPAADEFNQAYQQEYDSEPGTFSANSYDAVMLAALAAAAAGDTSGEAIRDNLQDVSRGGQEVLPSNICEGLEMAAAGEDINYEGAAGSQDFDDNGDVTSDYELWEFTSDGLRRVRIIEAPETS; this is encoded by the coding sequence TTGAAGAAGCTTGGAAAGGTCTGTCTCACCGGTTGTCTGGTGGCGGTTTCACTGCTGGTCGCGGGTGCCTGCGGCGGGGGTGGTGGCGGAGGAGAAGAGGGCGGCGACACCGGAGGTGGGGGAGGGGATCTCGGCAGCCTGACCCTCAACATCGGCACCATCCTGCCGCTCACGGGGGACCTCTCTCAGTTCGGCCCGCCGATGGAGAACGGTGCCAAGCTGGCGGTGCAGCAGATCCAGGACTGCAACACCATGCAGATCAACGCCACCTACGAGGACTCCGGCACCAACGAGCAGACGGCGGCCACCGCGGCGGACAAGCTGATCAACTCCGACAACGTCTCGGTGATCGTGGGGGCGGCCTCCAGCCGGGTGTCGTTCGCGGTGGTGGATCCGGCGGCCCAGTCGGGCGTGGTCCAGATCTCCCCGGCCTCCACGAGCCCGGACTTCACGGACTACGAGGACAACGGATTCTTCTTCCGCACCACGCCCTCCGACGCTCTGCAGGGCGTGGTTCTCGCCGACCTTGCCGAGCAGGAGGGGTATGAGACGGTCAACATCATCGCGCTGAACGACGACTACGGGCAGGGGATCGCCAGGACCTTCGAAGAGAACTTCGGCGGCGAGGTGGCTCAGAACGTGGCCTACGACCCGACGGGGACGAGCTTCGACTCCGAGGTCGAGCAGGTGAGCTCCGGCAACCCGGATGCGATTCTGGTCGTGGCCTTCCCGGAGACCGGCAGCATCATCATGCAGGCTTTCGCCGAGCAGGGCGTCGTCGGTGAGGTTCCGTTCCTGTTCACCGATGGCATGGCCGAGCCGAGCCTCCCCGAGAGCTCGGGCGTCGATCTGCAGGGGCAGCGGGGTACCCGCCCCGCCACCGAGGGTCCGGCGGCGGACGAGTTCAATCAGGCCTACCAGCAGGAGTACGACTCCGAGCCGGGCACCTTCTCCGCCAACTCTTACGACGCGGTGATGCTGGCTGCGCTGGCCGCCGCGGCGGCGGGTGACACCAGCGGAGAGGCGATCCGGGACAACCTGCAGGACGTCTCCAGGGGCGGCCAGGAGGTTCTGCCGAGCAACATCTGCGAGGGCTTGGAGATGGCCGCCGCGGGCGAGGACATAAATTACGAGGGTGCCGCCGGTTCCCAGGACTTCGACGATAACGGCGACGTCACCTCCGACTACGAGCTCTGGGAGTTCACCTCCGACGGGCTCAGGAGGGTCCGGATCATAGAGGCTCCCGAGACGAGCTAA
- a CDS encoding ABC transporter ATP-binding protein, which yields MRLSFGGVAAVDGATLSVEPGKITALIGPNGAGKTTFFNVITGFYKPDGGEIFFDGDRITGKPPHAIARRGLVRTFQLTKALARMTVLDNMMLAAPGQTGEKLFAAWVVPWVIRKQEAANREKALELLELFNLMDKKDEYAATLSGGQRKLLELARALMMEPRMILLDEPMAGVNPTLGARLLEHVQKLRDEGMTFVLVEHDMDVVMNVSEKVIVMANGRVITEGSPEEVRTNQEVIDAYLGAGGGAVDEAIDLARREEESGG from the coding sequence GTGCGGCTCTCCTTCGGCGGCGTGGCGGCGGTGGACGGCGCCACGCTCTCGGTGGAGCCCGGCAAGATCACGGCGCTCATCGGCCCCAACGGCGCGGGCAAGACGACCTTCTTCAACGTGATCACCGGCTTCTACAAGCCCGACGGCGGGGAGATCTTCTTCGACGGCGACCGCATCACCGGCAAGCCGCCGCACGCCATCGCCCGGCGCGGCCTGGTGCGGACCTTCCAGCTCACCAAGGCCCTGGCCAGGATGACTGTGCTGGACAACATGATGCTCGCCGCCCCGGGACAGACCGGCGAGAAGCTCTTCGCCGCCTGGGTCGTGCCCTGGGTGATCCGTAAGCAGGAGGCGGCCAACCGCGAGAAGGCGCTGGAGCTCCTGGAGCTGTTCAACCTCATGGACAAGAAGGACGAGTACGCCGCCACCCTCTCCGGCGGCCAGCGCAAGCTCCTGGAGCTGGCCCGCGCCCTGATGATGGAGCCGCGCATGATCCTGCTCGACGAGCCGATGGCGGGCGTGAACCCTACCCTGGGAGCTCGCCTGCTGGAGCACGTGCAGAAACTGCGCGACGAGGGGATGACCTTCGTCCTGGTCGAGCACGACATGGACGTGGTGATGAACGTCTCCGAGAAGGTGATCGTCATGGCCAACGGCCGGGTCATAACCGAGGGGTCTCCCGAGGAGGTGCGCACGAACCAGGAGGTCATAGACGCCTACCTGGGCGCCGGTGGCGGCGCGGTGGACGAGGCCATAGACCTGGCGCGCAGAGAAGAGGAATCCGGTGGCTGA
- a CDS encoding D-arabinono-1,4-lactone oxidase → MRWRNWSGTVTAAPRRIVDCRTVEDVVVAVREVADRGGTLRPVGAGHSFTPLCATDDTLLRVDGLTGVVATADGRVRVRAGTRLRDLGRALAERGLAPINLGDIDRQTLAGATATGTHGTGARLGTLSSQLTALRLVLPSGEVVRCDPQVEPDLFDAARVGLGALGVVVEAELAVLPGYRLHTLVRHADLDEVLADLDGLLHRHRHVEFYWFPYGTHVQLKIADPTDAPEAHSGWEQFNEVVLENGALWAISELCRLVPPLTRPVARNLGRLVARRERVAAAHRAFATPRWVRFVEMEYAVPRPAFTAVLEGIREVIVRSRPAVHFPIECRFVAADDAWLSPAYGRDSAYIAVHQYRGMSYEAYFRAVEEVLVSHGGRPHWGKLHRRRAEDLASSYPAWERWLDVRGRVDPRGALLNPHLRRLFGL, encoded by the coding sequence GTGAGGTGGCGCAACTGGTCGGGCACGGTGACCGCAGCCCCGCGGCGCATCGTGGACTGCCGCACCGTGGAGGACGTCGTCGTCGCCGTCCGCGAGGTCGCCGACCGTGGTGGCACCCTGCGGCCGGTCGGCGCCGGACACTCCTTCACCCCGCTGTGCGCCACCGACGACACCCTGCTCCGCGTCGACGGGCTCACCGGGGTGGTCGCGACTGCCGACGGGCGGGTGCGGGTGCGCGCCGGCACGCGCCTGCGGGACCTCGGCCGGGCGCTCGCGGAGCGCGGACTCGCCCCCATCAACCTCGGCGACATCGACCGGCAGACGCTGGCCGGCGCCACCGCGACCGGCACCCACGGCACCGGTGCGCGGCTGGGCACCCTGAGCAGCCAGCTCACCGCCCTGCGGCTCGTGCTGCCCTCCGGGGAGGTGGTGCGCTGCGACCCGCAAGTCGAACCCGACCTGTTCGACGCGGCGCGGGTCGGGCTCGGCGCGCTCGGGGTGGTGGTGGAAGCGGAGCTCGCGGTGCTGCCCGGCTACCGGCTGCACACACTGGTGCGTCACGCCGACCTCGACGAGGTCCTCGCCGACCTCGACGGGTTGCTCCACCGCCACCGTCACGTCGAGTTCTACTGGTTCCCCTACGGCACGCACGTCCAGCTCAAGATCGCCGATCCCACCGACGCACCGGAGGCCCACAGCGGCTGGGAGCAGTTCAACGAGGTCGTGCTGGAGAACGGCGCGCTGTGGGCGATCTCGGAGCTGTGCCGCCTCGTCCCGCCGTTGACCCGTCCGGTCGCCCGCAACCTGGGCCGGCTGGTCGCCCGCCGCGAGCGGGTCGCCGCTGCCCACCGGGCGTTCGCCACCCCCCGTTGGGTGCGGTTCGTCGAGATGGAGTACGCCGTCCCTCGACCCGCGTTCACCGCCGTGCTCGAAGGCATCCGGGAGGTCATCGTACGGTCGCGCCCAGCGGTGCACTTCCCCATCGAGTGCCGGTTCGTGGCCGCCGACGACGCGTGGCTCAGCCCCGCCTACGGGCGTGACAGCGCCTACATCGCGGTGCATCAGTACCGGGGGATGTCGTACGAGGCCTACTTCCGGGCGGTGGAGGAAGTGCTGGTCTCGCACGGCGGCCGCCCGCACTGGGGCAAGCTGCATCGGCGGCGGGCGGAGGATCTGGCGTCGAGCTACCCGGCCTGGGAGCGGTGGCTGGACGTGCGCGGACGGGTCGACCCGCGGGGGGCGCTGCTCAACCCCCACCTCCGGCGGCTGTTCGGGCTGTGA
- a CDS encoding SpoIIE family protein phosphatase has product MSITRPEWLEDDPWERRGAEESRRLLDRAVAASSGGVVITDPNLPDNPIIYVNPAFERMTGYSRREVLGRNCRFLQREDRGQAELEVLRRAIAERRDCRVVLRNYRRDGSMFWNELYVSPVYDEEGRLVNFVGVQNDITERKRMEEERNQLLAREQLARAEAVKAQRRLSFLAGADALLLSTVDYPGRLRQTARIAVPELADWCVVDVLNEDGSVRQIAAAHAEPSREGLLGELARLRERHGRPPGLVARVLETARPLLLDPVEERVLEENALGEDHLEVLRELGVRSLIVVPLLARGRTIGAMTLVSSRPDRSYGEEELSLARSLAYRCALAMDNARLYHERGRIASILQQSLLPRLPEPEGLEVGVEYLPVGRENEAGGDFYDLIETGGGWLAVIGDVRGKGAAAAAITALARYTIRAVAMRETSPSRILSDLNEAMLRQLDGHRFCTVVCAGLSPNGAGLGLSVARAGHPAPLLLRGDGRVEVLEAPGRALGVFEEPELVERSARLAPGEAVVFYTDGVTEVRSPEGILFGEGRLRRLLAACSGSGAREIAACIREAALKHGGGELRDDLAVLVIRAR; this is encoded by the coding sequence ATGAGCATCACCCGTCCGGAGTGGCTGGAGGACGATCCCTGGGAGCGGCGGGGCGCGGAGGAGTCGCGCCGGCTGCTGGACCGGGCGGTGGCTGCGAGCTCGGGCGGCGTCGTCATCACCGATCCGAACCTCCCGGACAACCCCATCATCTACGTCAACCCGGCCTTCGAGCGGATGACGGGCTACTCGAGACGGGAGGTGTTGGGGCGCAACTGCCGCTTTCTGCAGCGGGAGGATCGGGGACAGGCGGAGCTGGAGGTGCTCCGGCGGGCCATAGCCGAGAGGAGGGACTGCCGGGTGGTGCTGCGCAACTACCGGCGCGACGGAAGCATGTTCTGGAACGAGCTGTACGTCTCGCCGGTCTACGACGAGGAAGGCCGCTTGGTGAACTTCGTCGGGGTGCAGAACGACATCACCGAGCGCAAGCGGATGGAGGAGGAGCGCAACCAGCTTCTGGCCCGCGAGCAGTTGGCCCGGGCGGAGGCGGTGAAGGCCCAGCGGCGGCTGAGCTTTCTGGCCGGGGCGGACGCTTTGCTGCTCTCCACGGTGGACTATCCGGGCCGCCTCCGCCAGACCGCGAGGATCGCCGTCCCGGAGCTTGCGGACTGGTGCGTGGTGGACGTGCTGAACGAGGACGGCTCGGTGCGCCAGATCGCGGCGGCCCACGCCGAGCCCTCCCGCGAGGGGTTGCTCGGGGAGCTGGCCCGGCTCCGGGAGCGCCACGGCCGCCCGCCGGGGCTGGTGGCGCGGGTGCTGGAGACGGCGCGTCCTTTGCTCCTCGACCCGGTCGAGGAGCGTGTTCTGGAGGAGAACGCGCTCGGCGAGGATCACCTGGAGGTGCTGCGGGAGCTCGGTGTGCGCTCCCTGATCGTCGTCCCGCTGCTCGCCCGGGGCAGGACGATCGGGGCGATGACCCTGGTCTCCTCTCGTCCCGACCGCTCCTACGGGGAGGAGGAGCTCTCGCTCGCTCGGAGTCTGGCCTACCGCTGCGCCCTCGCCATGGACAACGCCCGGCTCTACCACGAGCGGGGTCGGATAGCCAGCATCCTGCAGCAGAGCCTGCTGCCCCGCCTCCCGGAGCCCGAGGGGCTCGAGGTCGGGGTGGAGTACCTCCCGGTGGGGCGGGAGAACGAAGCCGGAGGGGATTTCTACGACCTGATCGAGACCGGCGGTGGATGGCTGGCGGTCATCGGTGACGTGCGCGGCAAGGGAGCGGCGGCCGCCGCGATCACCGCGCTGGCCCGCTACACGATCCGGGCGGTGGCGATGCGCGAGACCTCCCCTTCCCGGATCCTCTCGGATCTGAACGAGGCCATGCTGCGCCAGCTGGACGGGCACCGGTTCTGCACGGTCGTGTGCGCGGGACTGAGCCCGAACGGTGCGGGACTCGGGCTGAGCGTGGCCCGGGCGGGGCACCCCGCGCCGCTGCTTTTGCGGGGCGACGGCCGGGTGGAGGTGCTGGAGGCGCCCGGGAGGGCGCTGGGGGTCTTCGAGGAGCCGGAACTCGTGGAGCGGTCGGCCCGGCTGGCCCCCGGGGAGGCGGTGGTCTTCTACACCGACGGGGTGACCGAGGTCCGCAGCCCCGAGGGAATCCTCTTCGGGGAGGGGCGGTTGCGCCGGTTGCTCGCCGCCTGCTCCGGGTCGGGGGCCCGGGAGATTGCAGCGTGCATCAGGGAGGCGGCCCTGAAGCACGGCGGGGGCGAGCTGCGGGATGATCTGGCGGTGCTCGTGATCAGGGCCCGCTGA
- a CDS encoding branched-chain amino acid ABC transporter permease, which yields MEEALQLIANGVVIGSVIAVAAVGLTLVFGVLRLINFAHGDFLTLGAFVAVVGTGFGLPLYVAAIPALLVGAAFAGGLEKVLWGPLRRRGASTVNLLIISIGLALVVRYTIFWIFGSGVYRYGPVSQRIDFGLFALTPQDVVIIVGSAAALVGVALMLQKTRIGKAMRALSDNRDLAEASGIDVERITMITWLIAGVLTAYGGIMLGLQGRVFANMGWFLLLLIFAGVILGGIGSAYGAMIGSMIIGITQELATHSAIGLPSDLKTGVAFLALIVVLLVRPQGIMGRKQAL from the coding sequence TTGGAAGAAGCTCTCCAGTTAATCGCCAACGGGGTCGTCATAGGCTCTGTCATAGCCGTCGCGGCCGTTGGCCTGACGCTGGTCTTCGGAGTACTGCGCCTGATCAACTTCGCCCACGGCGACTTCCTCACCCTGGGAGCCTTCGTCGCCGTGGTGGGGACCGGTTTCGGGCTTCCGCTCTACGTGGCGGCGATACCGGCGCTCCTGGTCGGGGCGGCCTTCGCCGGCGGTCTGGAGAAGGTTTTGTGGGGTCCGCTGCGCCGCCGGGGCGCCTCGACGGTGAACCTGCTCATCATCTCCATCGGGCTCGCGCTGGTGGTGCGGTACACGATCTTCTGGATCTTCGGCTCCGGGGTCTACCGCTATGGGCCGGTCTCCCAGCGGATAGACTTCGGGCTCTTCGCCCTCACGCCCCAGGACGTGGTGATAATCGTTGGCAGCGCGGCGGCGCTCGTCGGGGTCGCCCTCATGTTGCAGAAGACCCGCATCGGCAAAGCCATGCGGGCGCTCTCCGACAACAGGGATCTGGCCGAGGCCAGCGGTATAGACGTGGAGCGGATCACCATGATCACCTGGCTCATCGCCGGGGTCCTCACGGCCTACGGCGGCATCATGCTCGGGTTGCAGGGGCGCGTCTTCGCCAACATGGGCTGGTTCCTGCTGCTGCTCATCTTCGCCGGGGTCATCCTCGGGGGCATCGGTTCGGCCTACGGGGCCATGATCGGGAGCATGATCATCGGGATAACCCAGGAACTCGCCACCCACTCCGCCATCGGGCTGCCGAGCGACCTGAAGACTGGAGTGGCTTTCCTCGCGCTGATAGTGGTCCTCCTGGTCCGGCCCCAGGGCATAATGGGGAGGAAGCAGGCGCTATGA
- a CDS encoding alanine racemase — protein MRFEPVHEGLKHIHAPDLSGVGKSGRPSQPDYAAYRDAIAGRPLPLALLDRDALDANIAEVRRRAGMLPVRVASKSVRSVPVLRRILSTNGFRGLMCMTVAEAVYLASQGFEDLLVAYPTVDPAALRLAARASQRHQLTIMVDCEDHVAAAEAAARAEGQRLKVCLDLDIATAIGPLRVGALRSPLRGPEAVVVLARRIRASPHLELEGVMGYEAQIAGVSDATPYHRVRNLAVRALKRLSVPAVARQRAAAVAALRAEGIELRFVNGGGTGSLTTTNRDPSVTEVTVGSAFYAPVLFDHQRAARFTPAAMFAIEVTRRPRPDVYTCLGGGYVASGPADPDKLPQPYLPAGAELLPLEGAGEVQTPIRYRGELRLGDPVFLRHAKAGELCERFTHLVVVSEGRVVDEVTTYRGDGRCFL, from the coding sequence AACACATCCATGCGCCGGACCTCTCAGGGGTTGGGAAGTCCGGCCGCCCTTCGCAGCCGGACTACGCCGCCTACCGCGACGCGATCGCCGGCCGGCCGCTGCCGCTCGCGCTGCTCGACCGCGACGCGTTGGACGCCAACATCGCCGAGGTGCGCCGCCGCGCCGGGATGCTGCCGGTGCGGGTGGCGTCCAAGTCGGTGCGCAGTGTCCCGGTGCTGCGCCGCATCCTGTCCACCAACGGCTTCCGGGGGCTGATGTGCATGACGGTCGCTGAGGCCGTCTACCTGGCCAGCCAGGGTTTCGAGGATCTCCTGGTGGCGTACCCTACCGTGGACCCCGCGGCGCTCCGGCTGGCGGCCCGGGCGTCGCAGCGGCACCAGCTCACGATCATGGTGGACTGCGAGGACCACGTCGCCGCCGCCGAGGCCGCCGCACGGGCTGAGGGGCAGCGGCTGAAGGTGTGCCTCGACCTCGACATCGCTACCGCCATCGGTCCGCTCCGAGTGGGAGCACTGCGTTCGCCGTTGCGCGGACCGGAGGCGGTCGTCGTGCTGGCTCGCCGCATCCGCGCCAGCCCCCACCTCGAGCTCGAAGGGGTCATGGGCTACGAGGCCCAGATCGCCGGGGTCAGCGACGCGACCCCCTACCACCGGGTCCGCAACCTCGCGGTGCGGGCGCTCAAGCGGCTGTCGGTGCCGGCGGTGGCCCGCCAGCGCGCCGCGGCGGTGGCGGCGCTGCGGGCGGAGGGCATCGAGCTCAGGTTCGTCAACGGTGGTGGCACCGGCAGCCTCACCACCACCAACCGTGACCCGTCGGTGACCGAGGTCACGGTCGGTTCGGCGTTCTACGCCCCGGTGCTGTTCGACCACCAGCGGGCGGCGCGGTTCACGCCGGCGGCGATGTTCGCCATCGAGGTCACCCGACGACCCCGCCCGGATGTCTACACCTGCCTCGGCGGCGGGTACGTGGCCTCCGGGCCGGCCGATCCCGACAAGCTGCCCCAGCCCTACCTGCCGGCCGGTGCGGAGCTGCTGCCGCTCGAGGGGGCCGGGGAGGTGCAGACCCCGATCCGCTACCGCGGCGAGCTGCGCCTCGGCGACCCGGTGTTCCTGCGGCACGCCAAGGCCGGCGAGCTGTGCGAACGGTTCACCCATCTCGTGGTGGTCTCCGAGGGGCGGGTGGTGGACGAGGTCACCACCTACCGGGGTGACGGGAGGTGTTTCCTGTGA